GCCCGCACCGATGCCTACACGCAGGCCGTCGCCGCACTCGCGCGCGGCCTGCACCAGGAGTACGCATGCGGCGCGGCGCAGGCGCCCGCCAAGGAATCCCGCTGGTCGGCGCGCATGTCGCAAATCGCCGGCCTCTGGAAAAGCTCTAGCGAAAGTTGAACCGCCTTTATGTCCAACGATCTCGAATTCGCCGACGACGACCAGGCGTTCATCAATTCCCAGCAGTTCCAGGACATCAAGAGCTGGACGCACGACCATCTGCTGAGCCGCATCGAGGAACTCGGTGCGGAGTTCGGCCGCTGGTCGCGCGCGTCCATCCAGCAGTTCGTCGAACTGGAAGTCGACAGCTTCGTGCGCCTGCGCCGCGTTCCGATCAACGACCGCGAGATGCAGCTCATCGCCGACGCGCTGACCAAGGAGCTCGCCGGCTTCGGACCGCTGGAAGACCTGCTCAACGATCCGGCGGTCGAGGACATCCTGATCAACGGCTACCAGAACGTCTACGTGTCCCGCCACGGAATGCTGGAACGCGAGACGGTGCGCTTTGCCGATGCCGAACACGTGATGCGCATCGTGCGGCGCATCCTCGCACCGCTCGGCCGCCGGCTCGACGAATCCAATCCGATGGTCGATGCGCGCCTGCCGGACGGCGGCCGCATCAACGTGATCATCGAGCCGCTGGCAATCGATGGGCTCTCGGTCTCGATCCGCAAGTTCCGCAAGGAACCGCTCACGCCGGCCGACCTGGTGAAGCTCGGCACCTTCGATGCGGGCATGGCGCAACTGCTGGAGATTGCAGTGCGCGCGCGCTGCAACATCCTCGTGAGCGGCGGAACCAGCTCGGGCAAGACATCGCTCCTGAATGCGCTCGCCACCTTCATTCCCGCACGCGAGCGTGTCATCACCATCGAGGACACGGCGGAACTGTCGCTCGGCACCAGCCACGTCGTGCGGCTGGAAAGCCGGCCCGGCGGATTCGACGGCACGGGCGTGGTGTCGATCCGCGACCTGCTGCGCAACAGCCTGCGCATGCGGCCGGACCGCATCATCGTGGGGGAGGTGCGCGGCGCCGAAGTCATCGAGATGATGCAGGCCATGAACACCGGCCACGAAGGTTCGATGGGCACCATCCACGCCAGCTCGCCGCGCGAATGCCTCTACCGGCTCGAGATGCTCGCGGGCTTCGCGGGCTACCAGGGCAGCGAGGTGAGCCTGCGCCGGCAGATCGCCAATGCCATCGACTTCATCGTGCAGATCGGGCGCCTCTCGGGTGGCCAGCGCCGCATCCTCTCGCTGAGCGAAGTCACCGGCGTCAACGACAACGTGGTCGCGATGCAGGAGCTCTACCGCTACGAACCCGTGGTGTCGCCGGATGGCGAGGAACGCGACCGCTGGGTCTCGCTCGGCATCGCACCGCATTCGCCGAAGATCACGCGCTTTCGCCAGTCGCTCACGCGCGCGCAGCAAGGAGACAACCGTGCGTGATGCCCTGCTGACGGTGGCCTGCATCGCGCTGCTGCTCGCAGCCGCGGGGCTGCTGCTGTGGCAATGGGCCAGGAGCCGCCAGGCCAGGCAGGCGACCGGCCGGCACCTGGACCAGCAGATTCTTGCCAGCACCGCCGCTGCGGCGCCGCTGCCGATTCCCCTCAGGGACCTCGGTGGCGACCCCCTCATGACGGGCGTGACGACGGACCCGTGGCTCGACACCGGATCGAGCGCCGCGCCGGCCGCACCCGCCAGCCTCTTCGAGAAGGCCTTGCCTGGCTGGCTGGTGGGCGTGGTCGATGCACGCATGGTGGCGCTGGGCCTCGGCGGCATCGTCGTGCTGGCCGCGCTCGCGGGTCTCTTCGGGGGCTGGATCGCGGGGATGGGTGCGTTCGGCCTGCTGGTGCTGCTCGCGGTGTTCGCGATCTGGCTGCGCCTGCAGAAGTTTCGCCGCAAGATGATCAGCCAGCTGCCCGCCTACATCGATGCGATGGTGCGGCTGATCACCATCGGCAACTCCACGCAGGCGGCCTTCCAGCTGGCGATTGCCACCACCGAGGCACCACTGCGAGCGCAGCTGGAACGCTCGGCGTCGCTGGTGCGCGCGGGCATGGACCTGGACCGTGCGCTGCACCAGACGGCCAGCAATGTCCGCATCGAGGAGATGTTCCTGCTGGCCTCCATCCTGGGCCTGGGGGTGCGCTACGGCGGACGCTCCGATCTGCTGCTGGAGCGCGTCGGCAATTTCATGCGCGACCGCGAGCAGGCGGAGCATGAACTGCTCGCCATGTCTTCGGAAACCCGGCTGTCTGCCTGGATCCTCGGCTTGCTGCCCGTGAGCGTGGGCGTCTTCTTCATCCTGACCAATCCGGGCTATTTCCTCGGCATGTGGAACGACGGCACGGGCCGCATCATGGTGCTCTCCGCCGGAGGCTTCCAGCTGTTCGGTGCGGCCCTCCTCTACCGATTGGCGAAGCTGACATGAGCGTGACCCCCGATCACCTGGCGGTTGCCAGCATCGCGTTGTTGGCCCTGGGCCTGATGGCCGGCGCCGGTGCGCTGATCGCTGCCGAGCTGCGGCGCACGCGCAGCGGCAACGTCATCGGCCGTGCGATCCAGCAGGGAGCGGCGGCGCCGCAGGTATCCACAGGCAACACCGCCTCGATCGAAGAGCTGGGGGCCCCGGCGAAGCCCGAGATCGAATTGCCGTTCCACTGGCTCGACTCGCGCATCGGCCGGGCCTTCGTGGCCGACGAAGACCGCAATCTCATCGACCAGTGCGGACTGTCCTCGAAAAGGGCCCAGCTCGTCTTTCTGGTGACCCGTATCTCCCTTGCGTTCCTGCTTCCGTTCCTGGCCTACGTGCTGTGGAGCGCGGGCCATCGGCAACGCACCGTCACCATCGTGCTGGCCGCAGCATGGGTCATCGGCTTCATGGCGCCGAAATGGGTGCTCGGCCGCTTTGCCGCCGCGCGCCGCGAACGGGCGAACCAGGAGCTTCCGCTGTTCATCGACTTGCTGCGGCTCCTGCAAGGCGTCGGCCTGAGCCTGGACCAGGCCCTGCAGATCATGGCCAGCGACTTCTCGCATGTGCTGCGGGTGCTCGGCTACGAGTTGGTGCTGGCCAACAACCTGTACAGCCGCGGCCGCAGCCGAGAGCATTCGCTGCAGCGCCTCGCCACCCTGCACAAGAACGAAAATCTCCGCGGCCTCGTGTCCCTGCTGGTGCAGGTCGACAAGCACGGGGGCGCCGTGCAGGAGCCGCTGCGCGTCTTCAGCGACCGCCTGCGCGAGCATCGGCGTTCCGAAATGAAGGAACGCATCGGAAAGATCACCGTGAAGATGACCGCCGTCATGGTGACCACGCTGCTTCCGGCGCTGGTCATCGTCACGGCCGGTCCGGCCTTTCTTGCGATCTTCCGCTCACTGGGAGCTGCCGCCAAATGAAACCATCCGCTCCTCGCGCAGCGTTGCGCCCAGCCCTTCGCATGCAGGCGTTTGCTGCGGCAGCCGCCGCAGTCCTTCTTGCTGCGGGATGCGCGGGCCCCAAGGACCAATACGCCGCCAGCGCCGACGCGCAGCAGCGCATGGCCGCCGAAGCCGCCGCGGACACGAAGGCGGGAGCCAACGTGGACACGCAGCCGACCTACCTGAGGCTGGTCGAGCAGATGCAGAAGGAAGACCTCTGGTTTGCATCGCTCGCCCACATCGACGCGCTCGAGCAACGCTGGGGCGTCTCGCCAGAATCCACGCGCGTGCGTGCCGAAGCGCTGCGCCAGACCGGACAGGCTGCGCCCGCCGAGGCGGCCTACAAACGCCTCATGGGCACGCCATTGGAGAGCGCAGGCTACCGCGGCCTCGGCCTCCTGGCAGGCACGCGCGGCAACTACGCCGAAGCAGTGCAACTGCTCGCCCAGGCACAGCGCCGTACACCGACGGACGCGCTGCTCCTGAGCGATCTCGGCTATGCGCAATTGCGCGCCGGCCAGATCGAGGAAGCCCGGCTTCCGCTGATGCAGGCGCTCCAGTTGCGCCCTGACAGCACGCAGGCGCAAGCCAACCTCGCGCTCTACCTGGAAGTGACGAATCAGCGGGACCAGGCGACCGCGCTGATGAATGCGAACCGCATGTCCGAGGCCACACGCCAGGCAGTGCGTGAAGCGGCGCAGCAGATGCGCGCGTCGGGCGGTTCCACGGCCCCCTACGGCACGGCTGCGGCAGCACCCCGCAATGAATCCATCGCTGCGCCCCTGGCGCTCAAGCCGTCCCGCTGGACCGGCGCGGGCGGCATGAGGACCGCGATCCAGATGAATCCATCCGCATCGAGCGCCGATGCCCCGCTCTCACCGAATTCGACCTCACGAGGCACGCCATGAACCATCGACCTGCCGAACGAAACGCAACGCTGCCTTTGCGCGTTGCCTTGGCCGCCGCGCTTTTCCTCATGGCATCCGTGGCCGTCGCGCAAACGGATGCGAAGGCCGCAACGGCCGAACCGCCGACGCAAGAGGCCGAGGTCGCAGAGCCCGAAGCGTTCGACCCACCGACGCTGCGGGTGGGCGATGCCACGCAAAGCCTGTTCGCCTGGCAGCGCAGCGGAGAGATCGCGTCTCCCACGCCCCGGCCCATCGCTGGAAGCGTGGCCAGCCGGAGCTACGAGCGCTACATCAAGAGTTTCGATCACCCGATTCCCGAGCGCCTGGGCTCGACGGTGACGAAGTCCAACAGCGCAGCCGGCGCGCGCTGAGCCACCAAGAATTCCGCCGCGCAAGAGAATGCCCATGCAAGCAAGCTGCCTCGCAAGACACCGGCGCGCACAGCGCGGCGTGTATGCGATCGAGTTTGCGTTCGTGTTCCTGATCAGCTTTGGGCTGATCTACGCCATGATCTGCTATGGCTTCCTGTTGACGATGCGCTTGAGCCTGCAGAACGCCGCGGAAGACGGGGCTCGCGCCGGGCTGCGCTACCAGACCAGTCTGAACGCGAGGAAAAGCGAAGCATCGAGCGTTGCGGTATTGCGCAGCGACTGGTTGCCCGGCGCCCTGAAAGCGAAGCTGGCTGTCGATGCGAAGATCTGCCTGGCCGCGCAGGACGACTGCGCGCAGGCTGCCCCCGCTTGCGGGCCCGAATGGAGCAACCGCTGCCAGGTGGTCGTGACCGTGGCCGTCACCGGCATCGGGGCGCTGTTTCCCGCATTCCCCAGCTTCGCGCTGCCGGACCGGGTGACGGGCAAGGCCGGCATGCTGCTCGACGGAAGGTCGCTGTGAGGCGCGCCCGCCCGCGCTTCGAATCCGCGAGGCCGCGCCGGCAGCGCGGCGTCGCCGCCATCGAGTTCGCGCTCATCTTCGGCGTCCTGTTCCTGGGCATCTACGGCCTCATCACGTTCTGCGGCGTTCTCTACGTGCAGCAGGCCATCTCCCGCGCAGCGGAAGACGGCGCGCGGGCGGCCCAGACTTTTCGCAGCGACACGCCGGTGGCGGACGTGCAGGCGAATGCGCGCACGGCCATCTACCGGTCGCTCGCACTCTCGCTGATCACCCCTGTTTCCGAAGGCAGTGCTCTGTCGGCCAAGGAGACCTGGATTCGCTCGAAGATGGCGGGCCTTCCGCCCGAAGTGAATCTTTCATCCACGGAGATCGCGGTGAAAGTGAGCTACCCGTACCGCGCCAATCCGCTCCTGCCTCCGCTTCCTCTCACCGCAAGCTGGATGCCCGACCGCCTGCTCGGCAAGGCCACGGCGACCCGGTCGTCTTTCTAGCGCGAACGATGCATTCCTTGAATCGAAGAACTCCAGGACGGCGGCAAGTCGGGTCGGTGGTCATCAACGCGATCATCGCGCTGAGCCTGCTGGTCATCGTTCTCGTCGGCACCGAGCTGGGCTACCTCTTCTTCCTCAAGCGCGAACTCCAGAAGACCGCCGACCTTGCCGCGCTCGCGGGCGCACAGGCACTGGACGGGGAAAGCTGCACGGGCGCCACGACGGCAGCGACGGCGAACGCCGCAAAGAACCTCCCTCCCACGCTGGCCGCCGTCGCTGCGGACAGTGTCGCGTGCGGCCACTGGGATCCCGTGTCCAGGCCCACCGCACCGCACTTCGGCGCGCCGGAAAGTGGCCAGAAGCTCAATGCAGTGCGCGTCAGCATCAACCGGACCCCCGCGCTGCTGCTTGCAGGCCTTCCGGGCAACGAGCCAAGGCCCATCGCGGTCGTCGCGCTCGCAGCGCGCAAGCACCCGCTGGCCGCCTTGAGCATCCGCAGCACGCTCGTGAGCGTGGACAGCACGCGATCGCCATCGCTCAATGCGGTGTTCGGCGGGCTCCTGGGGGGCAGCCTCACCCTCGACGCGGTCGGCTGGAACGGCCTGGTCTCGACCGACCTCAAGTTGCTGACCTTCATGGACGAACTGGCGCTCGAACTC
The Variovorax sp. OAS795 genome window above contains:
- a CDS encoding TadE/TadG family type IV pilus assembly protein; the encoded protein is MQASCLARHRRAQRGVYAIEFAFVFLISFGLIYAMICYGFLLTMRLSLQNAAEDGARAGLRYQTSLNARKSEASSVAVLRSDWLPGALKAKLAVDAKICLAAQDDCAQAAPACGPEWSNRCQVVVTVAVTGIGALFPAFPSFALPDRVTGKAGMLLDGRSL
- a CDS encoding TadE/TadG family type IV pilus assembly protein: MRRARPRFESARPRRQRGVAAIEFALIFGVLFLGIYGLITFCGVLYVQQAISRAAEDGARAAQTFRSDTPVADVQANARTAIYRSLALSLITPVSEGSALSAKETWIRSKMAGLPPEVNLSSTEIAVKVSYPYRANPLLPPLPLTASWMPDRLLGKATATRSSF
- a CDS encoding type II secretion system F family protein, whose protein sequence is MRDALLTVACIALLLAAAGLLLWQWARSRQARQATGRHLDQQILASTAAAAPLPIPLRDLGGDPLMTGVTTDPWLDTGSSAAPAAPASLFEKALPGWLVGVVDARMVALGLGGIVVLAALAGLFGGWIAGMGAFGLLVLLAVFAIWLRLQKFRRKMISQLPAYIDAMVRLITIGNSTQAAFQLAIATTEAPLRAQLERSASLVRAGMDLDRALHQTASNVRIEEMFLLASILGLGVRYGGRSDLLLERVGNFMRDREQAEHELLAMSSETRLSAWILGLLPVSVGVFFILTNPGYFLGMWNDGTGRIMVLSAGGFQLFGAALLYRLAKLT
- a CDS encoding type II secretion system F family protein; protein product: MSVTPDHLAVASIALLALGLMAGAGALIAAELRRTRSGNVIGRAIQQGAAAPQVSTGNTASIEELGAPAKPEIELPFHWLDSRIGRAFVADEDRNLIDQCGLSSKRAQLVFLVTRISLAFLLPFLAYVLWSAGHRQRTVTIVLAAAWVIGFMAPKWVLGRFAAARRERANQELPLFIDLLRLLQGVGLSLDQALQIMASDFSHVLRVLGYELVLANNLYSRGRSREHSLQRLATLHKNENLRGLVSLLVQVDKHGGAVQEPLRVFSDRLREHRRSEMKERIGKITVKMTAVMVTTLLPALVIVTAGPAFLAIFRSLGAAAK
- a CDS encoding CpaF family protein; the encoded protein is MSNDLEFADDDQAFINSQQFQDIKSWTHDHLLSRIEELGAEFGRWSRASIQQFVELEVDSFVRLRRVPINDREMQLIADALTKELAGFGPLEDLLNDPAVEDILINGYQNVYVSRHGMLERETVRFADAEHVMRIVRRILAPLGRRLDESNPMVDARLPDGGRINVIIEPLAIDGLSVSIRKFRKEPLTPADLVKLGTFDAGMAQLLEIAVRARCNILVSGGTSSGKTSLLNALATFIPARERVITIEDTAELSLGTSHVVRLESRPGGFDGTGVVSIRDLLRNSLRMRPDRIIVGEVRGAEVIEMMQAMNTGHEGSMGTIHASSPRECLYRLEMLAGFAGYQGSEVSLRRQIANAIDFIVQIGRLSGGQRRILSLSEVTGVNDNVVAMQELYRYEPVVSPDGEERDRWVSLGIAPHSPKITRFRQSLTRAQQGDNRA
- a CDS encoding DUF3613 domain-containing protein, whose protein sequence is MNHRPAERNATLPLRVALAAALFLMASVAVAQTDAKAATAEPPTQEAEVAEPEAFDPPTLRVGDATQSLFAWQRSGEIASPTPRPIAGSVASRSYERYIKSFDHPIPERLGSTVTKSNSAAGAR